The genomic stretch CGCGACTGGAAGACCGACCCGGAGCCGCAACCCGTCCAGCTGTAACCCCCAGCCTCACCCTGACCCGCGCGCCCGTTCAGTCGAGCACGCGGGTCATCTCGTGCGCGCTGGCCGTGAACCCCAGCGCCCCGTACAGCGGCCGGGCCATGTCGCTGCTGCCCAGGCTGACGCGCGTGACACCCTGCGCCCGCAGCACGTCCAGACACGCAGTGACCAGCGTGCGGGCGTGCCCGGCGCGGCGGTGGTCCGGGTGCGTCCAGACGTTCACCACCCGCCCCCGCCACGGCTGCGGATCACCCCGCGTGGGGCCCCAGTGCAGCAGGGTCACGCCCGCCCCGGCGATCACCTCCGCCCCGCCTTCCAGCAGGAACCCCAGGTACAGGCCGCCTCTGATGGCACCTGCCACCCACTCGGCGTACGTGGGCCGCTCGGGAAGGTCGCGGGCATCCGGGTAGC from Deinococcus soli (ex Cha et al. 2016) encodes the following:
- a CDS encoding GNAT family N-acetyltransferase, which translates into the protein MTPPPHLRPVTPADAHTIAAHRYPDARDLPERPTYAEWVAGAIRGGLYLGFLLEGGAEVIAGAGVTLLHWGPTRGDPQPWRGRVVNVWTHPDHRRAGHARTLVTACLDVLRAQGVTRVSLGSSDMARPLYGALGFTASAHEMTRVLD